The nucleotide window TCTCGGAATTGACGAAGATGGTAAGCTCGTTGAGTTGCCAGTTGAGTACGTTTACAAGGACAAGACGAGTGAGCTCGTTAAGATAAGAACTAGGTTAGGTAGAGAGCTCAAGGTAACCCCATACCACCCACTCCTCGTTAACAGGAGGAACGGAAAGATAGAGTGGGTTAAGGCTGAAGAGCTCAAACCTGGGGACAGGTTGGCGATTCCAAGCTTTTTACCGGCGATGCTCAACGATAATCCATTGGCAGAATGGCTCGGTTACTTCTTTGGCAACGGTTACACGGATTCTGAGGAAAGAGTTGTCTTTGAAAGTAAAAGCAAAGAGCTTAGGAAGAGATTCATGGAGCTAACCAGGAAGTTGTTCCAGGATGCTGAAATTAAAGAAGATTCGGGCAAAGTTTACGTGAGCTCGAGCGAAGTTAAAAGACTCGTCAAGAGTCTCAACAAGGATTCAATACCAGAGCAAGCCTGGAAAGGGTTGCGCTCATTCTTGAGGGCTTACTTCGACTGCAACGCTGAAATAAAAGACAAGATAATTGTTTCAACGGCTGGCAAGGAGATTGCGGAGCAAATATCCTATGCACTGGCTGGACTTGGAATAGTTGCCGAGGTTGATGATAAAGGTAGCGTAATTATCTCCGACCCCGAGAACGTTTCCCGCTTCTTAGATGAGATTGGCTTCTCCGTTGAGGAAAAGAAAGAGGAAGCTAAGGCCTTAATAAAGAAATCAACCCTAAACTTGGGCATCTACGTTGATAAAGAGCTAATATCCTACGTTAGGGAGAAACTCAAGCTCAGCTTTTACGAGAACGAAACAATGTGGAGCCCCGAAAAGGCGAGGGAAATAGCTTGGAAGCTAATGAAAGAAATCTACTACCGCCTCGACGAGTTAGAAAGGTTCAAAAAAGCCCTATCCAAGAGTGTAATCATAGACTGGAGCGAGGTTGAGAAGAAGAAGGAAGAAATATCGGAAAAGACTGGAATTAGTGTCAATGAAATTCTCGAGTACGCCAAGGGTAAGAGAAAGCCAAGCCTAGAGGAGTACGTTAAGATCGCAAAGGCCCTAGGAGTTGAGCTTAAGGAAACTCTCGAAGCAATATTCACCTTTGGAAAGAAGTACTTAGGTTATGTGATTAGCGATGAGATAGAAACCCTCGAGGAAGTAAGGAAGGAGGAGTTAAAGCGTTTGAAAGAACTTCTCAACGATGAAAAGCTCAAGAAGGGAGTAGCTTACCTAATCTTCCTCGCACAGAACGAGCTCCTATGGGATGAGATAATTGAGGTCGAGAAGCTTAAGGGGGACTTCGTGATATATGACCTCCACGTTCCTAAGTATCATAACTTCATTGGTGGCAACCTTCCAACGGTTCTCCACAACACAACCGCCGCTCTGGCCCTTGCAAGGGAATTATTCGGCGAAAACTGGCGCCATAACTTTTTAGAACTTAACGCGAGCGATGAGAGAGGCATAAACGTCATTAGGGAGAAGGTAAAGGAGTTTGCAAGGACAAAGCCAATAGGAGGGGCCAGTTTCAAGATAATATTCCTTGATGAGGCTGATGCTTTGACCCAGGATGCTCAACAAGCCCTGAGAAGAACGATGGAAATGTTCTCAAGCAACGTAAGGTTTATTTTAAGCTGTGTTACAGGAGACACAAAGGTATATACGCCGGACGAGAGGGAAGTCAAGATAAGAGACTTCATGAACTATTTTGAAAATGGATTAATTAAAGAGGTTAGTAATAGGATTGGCAGAGATACCGTCATTGCAGCTGTTTCCTTTAATTCCAGAATAGTTGGCCATCCTGTTTACAGACTAACCCTAGAAAGTGGAAGAATAATAGAAGCAACGGGAGATCACATGTTTCTTACCCCAGAAGGCTGGAAACAAACTTATGATATCAAGGAAGGCTCAGAAGTTCTCGTAAAGCCCACCCTTGAGGGGACACCTTATGAGCCAGACCCAAGAGTAATAATAGACATTAAGGAGTTCTATAATTTCCTTGAAAAAATTGAAAGAGAGCATAATCTCAAGCCCCTTAAAGAAGCAAAAACCTTTAGAGAACTTATAACTAAGGACAAGGAAAAAATTCTAAGAAGAGCCCTCGAACTCAGGGCAGAGATAGAAAATGGCCTAACCAAGAGGGAGGCTGAGATATTAGAACTAATTAGTGCCGATACCTGGATACCAAGAGCCGAACTAGAGAAGAAAGCTAGAATTTCGCGTACAAGATTAAACCAAATCCTCCAAAGACTTGAGAAAAAGGGATACATAGAGAGGAGAATTGAGGGAAGAAAACAATTCGTAAGGAAAATCCGCAATGGAAAGATACTAAGGAACGCAATGGACATCAAGCGTATCCTAGAAGAAGAATTCGGAATAAAGATAAGCTACACCACCGTGAAGAAACTCCTCTCAGGAAATGTCGATGGAATGGCTTACAGGATACTCAAAGAAGTTAAGGAGAAGTGGCTTGTCCGCTATGACGATGAGAAAGCCGGAATCCTTGCAAGAGTCGTAGGCTTTATCCTTGGGGATGGACATCTAGCTAGGAATGGCAGAATTTGGTTCAATTCAAGCAAAGAAGAACTGGAAATGCTTGCTAATGATCTCAGAAAGCTAGGTTTAAAGCCCTCAGAAATAATAGAGCGTGATTCGAGTTCAGAGATCCAAGGAAGAAAAGTTAAAGGAAGAATTTATATGCTCTACGTTGACAATGCGGCATTCCATGCCCTGCTCCGCTTCTGGAAAGTTGAGGTAGGTAACAAAACTAAAAAAGGTTACACAGTTCCAGAGTGGATTAAGAAAGGAAATCTATTTGTTAAAAGAGAATTCCTGCGTGGCCTCTTCGGTGCAGATGGAACTAAACCGTGCGGAAAACGCTATAACTTCAATGGAATAAAGCTCGAGATACGTGCAAAGAAAGAGAGTCTCGAAAGGACTGTGGAGTTTCTTAACGATGTGGCCGACTTACTCAGGGAATTCGACGTGGATTCAAAGATCACAGTCTCACCTACTAAAGAGGGATTCATAATTAGGCTGATAGTAACGCCAAATGATGCCAACTATCTCAACTTCCTCACCAGAGTTGGTTACGCCTATGCTAAAGATACCTACGCTAGGCTCGTTGGAGAATATATAAGAATAAAACTTGCCTACAAGAATATAATCCTCCCAGGGATTGCAGAGAAAGCTATAGAGCTTGCAACTGTAACTAACTCAACTTATGCAGCCAAAGTACTCGGAGTTAGTAGGGACTTCGTAGTAAACAGACTCAAAGGTACACAAATTGGCATCACAAGAGATTTCATGACCTTCGAGGAGTTTATGAAGGAGAGAGTACTAAATGGTTATGTCATTGAGAAAGTGATAAAGAAGGAAAAGCTCGGCTACCTCGACGTTTACGATGTGACATGTGCAAGGGATCACAGTTTTATTTCAAATGGTCTTGTTAGTCACAATTGCAACTATTCGTCAAAGATTATCGAACCAATTCAGTCAAGATGTGCGATATTTAGGTTCAGACCATTGAACGATGAGGACATAGCAAAGAGGCTAAGGTACATAGCCGAGAACGAGGGGCTTGAGCTAACTGAGGAAGGGCTTCAGGCAATACTATACATAGCCGAAGGAGATATGAGGAGAGCAATAAACATTTTACAAGCTGCCGCAGCCCTAGATAGGAAGATAACGGATGAAAATGTATTCCTCGTTGCTAGCAGGGCAAGGCCCGAGGATATAAGGGAGATGATGCTCCTAGCCCTCAAGGGCAACTTCCTGAAGGCCAGGGAAAAGCTCAGAGAGATTCTCCTGAAGCAGGGATTGAGCGGTGAAGACGTTTTAGTCCAGATGCACAGGGAAGTGTTCAACCTACCCATAGACGAACCCATGAAAGTTTACCTAGCGGATAAGATAGGAGAATACAACTTCAGACTCGTTGAAGGTGCAAACGAAATGATTCAGCTGGAAGCATTACTGGCCCAATTCACACTAATCGGAAAGAAGAAATAAAGTGATGACCCATGCCAGAAGTTCCCTGGGTGGAGAAGTATCGTCCCAGGAGGCTTAGCGAGATAATAAATCAGGAGGATGCCATAAGCAAGGTTAAGGCCTGGATTGAGGCATGGCTTCACGGGAACCCGCCTAAGAAAAAGGCCTTATTACTTGCAGGTCCCCCAGGAAGCGGGAAGACCACGACAGTCTACGCTTTAGCAAGGGAGTATAACTTCGAAGTTATAGAGCTCAACGCCAGCGATGAGAGGACATATGATAAAATAGCTAGGTACGTTCAGGCCGCTTATACCATGGATATCCTGGGAAAGAGAAGGAAAATTATCTTCCTGGATGAAGCGGACAATATAGAGCCAAGTGGGGCCCCAGAGATTGCCAAGCTTATAGATAGAGCAAGGAACCCAATAATAATGGCTGCCAACCATTACTGGGAGGTCCCCAAGGAGATAAGGGACAGAGCAGAGCTCGTGGAGTACAAGAGGCTTACGCAGAGAGACGTCATAAATGCCCTCGTGAGAATACTCAAAAGGGAAGGGATAACGGTTCCAAAGGAAGTTCTAGTTGAGATAGCCAAAAGGGCCAGTGGAGACCTTAGAGCCGCCATAAATGACCTTCAAACCGTAGTTGCCGGGGGATACGAAGATGCAAGGTACGTTTTAGCTTACAGAGATGTTGAAAAGACCGTGTTCCAAGCCCTAGGCCTGGTCTTCGCAAGCGACAATGCCAAAAGGGCGAAGCTCGCGATGATGAACCTTGACATGTCCCCGGATGAGTTCCTTCTTTGGATAGACGAGAACATTCCACACATGTACCTTAAGCCCGAGGAGATGGCCAGGGCTTATGAAGCTATAAGCAAGGCGGACATATACCTTGGGAGGGCCCAAAGAACCGGGAACTATTCATTGTGGAGGTACGCCATAGACATGATGACGGCTGGAGTTGCAGTTGCAGGAACTAAGAAGAGGGGCTTCGCAAAGTTCTACCCCCCGAACACGCTGAAGATGCTTGCTGAGAGCAAAGAGGAGAGGTCGACTAGGAATTCGATAATCAAGAAGATAATGAGCGAGATGCACATGAGTAAGCTCGAGGCAATAGAGACTATGAAGATAATCAAGACGATCTTCGAGAAGAACCTTGACTTGGCGGCTCATTTTACTGTCTTCCTGGGCCTTAGCGAGAAGGAAGTTGAATTTCTAGCGGGGAGAGAAAACGCTGGAACGATATGGGGGAAGGCGTTAGCGATAAGGAGGAAACTTAAGAAGGAAGAGGAGAAAATCAGAAAAGAGAGGAAAGAGGAGGAAAAGGTCGAGGTTCGGGAGGAGAAACCTGAGGAAAAAGTTGAAGAGAAAAGGGAAGAAAGGGAGACCAAAAAGGAAAAGGAGAAGAAGGAAGAGAAAAAAGCTGAGAAGAAAGGTAAACAGGTTACGCTCTTCGACTTCATAAAGAAGTAGCTAAGTCCAGTAGGGCCTCCTCATGAGCACGGCCCTCTTGAATATATCCACCAACTCAGCGTCGCTAGCACCGTTTCGAAGCGGGCCCAGGATATCTATCAAGTCATCCCTCCTCAACAAACACGTCTTTAAGTAGCCATCGGCAGTTAGCCTTAGTCTCGTGCAATTCATGCAGAAAACTGTATTGTGCATCGACCTAACAACCTCAACCTCCACGACCTTCCCATCGACGGGGAGGAAGTACTTCCTCCTCCTATGCATCCTTCTTTCCCTGATTTCAACGGCAATCTTCTCGAACTCTTCCTCCAAAGGCTTTAGTGGATAGAAGAAGTCCTTGAAGAACTGAGAGTTCTCCATCTCCCTGGGAACCTCAATCTCAATCAGTTGAAGGATCGCATTGACTTTACCTGCGAACCTTATTAAATCCCATATTTCATCGTCATTAATTCCTCTCATAACAACCATGTTAAGCTTTACTGGATAGAATAGCTTCGTGGCCTTCTCTATACCTTTAATAACTTGATCTAGAACGTCAAACCCAGTTATCATCTTGTACTTCTTCCTATCCAACGTATCCAGGCTTATGTTAACCCTGTCAAGACCGGCCTCTTTAAGTTCCTCGGCGAGGGTGTAAAGTGTAGTTCCGTTGGTAGTTAAGGAGAGATCAACAACGTAGGGCCTTATCCTCCTTATTATTTCAACTATATCCTTCCTTATCGTCGGCTCTCCACCCGTTAGCTTAACCTTCTTGATCCCAAGTCGAGATGCTATCCTTACTATCCTCTCTATCTCCTCGGGCTTCATAGTTCTCTCTCCATCAAGTTGGCCCTCCCTGTGGCAGTAGAAGCAGTTCAAGTTGCACTCCTTAGTTAACGAGATCCTCAGGTTAGTAACCGGCCTTCCGAATCTATCTATCAGCATAATCAACCTCCATATTTCACAAGTATTGTAAAAAATATAAGCCGTGCGCAAACATAATTGTTTAACTTTTCAGCTCAAAATCTCAACGTCCGCACACACCTTGTAAACGTGTGGCTTATAATCGGAGACCTTTCTAACGCTAACCCTGCACTCCTTTCCCTGCCTTCTACACTCCTCGAGAACCCTCTCCCTAAACCTTTCTATCTCACTTTCGTGAACGAAGTCGTAGTAATGGAGGAACTTCTCAGCCTTAGAAAGCGTTAAGCTAAGGGCGTCAACCCCTTTGGGAGTAGGGCTCACAACCCTATCAAAGTTCGGTAGATTGGGGAGAACTTCAAAGACGTCGCCATGGATGATCTTTATCTTACCCTTAAGCCTATCCCTGTTCAGTTCAAGGTTTTCCTCAGCTAGTTTAACTGCAAACTCATTTATTTCAACCGCATAGACCTCAACATTCTTGAATCGGGCAATTACTAGGGGGTAGGGAATGACACCGGCGAAAGGAACTAAAATTCTCTCCCCATCGTTTACGAGCTGGGCTATCCTATATCTTTCCCCTTTCATCCTGGGATTGAAGAAGACCTTCGACAAGTCAACCTTTATTAAAACCCCATTCTCCTTGTGAATCGTGTGAAGTCTATTCTCCCCCCATATGACCTCCAACTCCCTGATCCTATATAACCCAGAGTGAAAGCCCCTCCTCGCGATTACCTTAACTTTCGGGTAGAGCTTCCTTATAGCGGAAACGATCACTTCCCTCTCACTCAAGATTTCATCCGGTATCGATACTATAGCTATGTCCCCAACTATATCAAGCCTTCCAAGTTTCTTGAAAATTTCCCTGGGAAGTAGATCCTCTAAATTCTTGTAGATTTGCCTCTCCGGTCTCATCGGCAACTCAACGTCAACTACCTCTAGACCCAGGGATTTAGCTATATTGGTGTCCGTAACTGGAAATATAACGTACTTCTCATCCCTAATGGCCTTCCTTTTGCCGTCTAGTATGCCAACGCTTTTCAACAATTCCAGTACTTTCTTAGCATCCTCTCTTCTTACCTTAACCCCACTCACGCTTACCCCCTTGCAAATCTGTTTTAACCTTCAATGATGAATTAATATTTTGGGGTTGAAGTTGATCGAGAGGTTAAAGAAGGTAAGGGATCTCCACAGGAGCTTCGAAGACTTAATACCGCACATCGCTGAGGGCTCAAAAGAAGCTACGATAAAGGCTTATCAAACTCTAAACGAAGAGATAAGGGAGATCTCTGAAATTTTAGACGAGGCATTCACTATTGGAAGGGAATTCGAAGGGTCTGCAAAGGAGACGATCAGGGTTCTAATGCAGATGAAGGGAATACTCGAGGACGTTTTATCAAACTTGGATGACAGGGGAAAGCTCGAGTTTCACGTGAAAAAGCTGTTAAGCTTCAATAGGAGCTTTGACTACATAGTAACGGAGAACCTGAATACACTAATTACCTACGCGGAGTTCGTTGAGATAGTTAAGGAAGGAAAAATACCTTCTTCAGTCTTGGATAAGATAAGTGAAGTAGAACGCTTTGCTCACAAGCTAGATGCCTTAATAAAGTTCTTAAGGTTACTTTATGATAAGCCCTCAGACATCTTTAAAGTCGAGTTCTCCTTAAGGAAGGCCAACGAGAGTGGCATGAGATGGGTTGACGAGTGGTACCTTCAGAAAGATACCGGCCTGAGTGGGGATGAAATAAGGGATATCCTCGACTCCTTAACGCTCATTGGCGTTGTGGAAAGGAAAGAACGAGGTGGTGGAAGTGTCTACAGAGTCAGAGATATCGGTGAGGATTAGGGGGATTTATAGCACGGCCCTAACAAAGCTCTTCCTCGACAAGGGGTTCAAGATCGTCCAACCAAGTGACGTCATTGCAGAGAGGCTCGGGATTGAGAAGTCCTACGAGGACTTCGACGTCGACATATACGACAGAAACCACGGAATAACGATTGTGGGAACCAAGGTTGAAGAAGTTAGGAAGGCCCTTGAGGAGGAATTAGTTGATGTATTCTTTAGGAAGCTTCCCTACAAATTGTATGGCGTCTACAAGGGAATCGTCGTGAAGAGAGACGACAGATACGTGTACGTGGACATTGGAAATGCAATAGGAACAGTTCTAGTGGAAGAGTTGCCAGATGCCGTTGAAGGGGATGAGGTTGTCGTTCAGGTGAAGAAGCACAACGTTCTACCGCACCTTAGCATCATGATAACGATTCCTGGGGACTATGCAGTGTTAATACCTAAGCCGATAGGGGTTCAAAGGCACGTGAAGATATCGAGAAAGATTAGGGATCCAGAGGAGAGGGAGAGGTTAAGGATACTTGGGCTTAGCGTAAACCTTGGAGAATGGGGAATCCTATGGAGGACTGCGGCCGCTTATAAGGAATGGAGCCTCCTAAGGGATGAGCTTGTAAGGTTATCTAAGATAGCTGATAAGCTAAAGGAAGCCGACAAATACTCAGCACCTGCTGAGATAATTGAGGGCAGAAGCATTTATGAGGTAGAATTTGGAGGAGGGGCGAAGAAGAAGCTTGACGAGATAAGGAACAGAGTCGTTCCGACAATAGAGGGGCACCACCAGTACAAGTCCTACGACCCAGAATTCACGTTAGCAGTTGAGGTCGCTGAGGGGATTCTAGCGAAGATGCCCTCCCAGAGGCAGAAGATAAGCGAGGGGTTCGTTGAGGCCATAACAAATTCAAAGGGCCCAAGGGTTGGATGGATATTCACGCTAAACCACGTTAAGCCGGATGGTCAGGTTATAAAGATAGGGCCAGGGGAAGTAATAGAGGTATCTTCAAGGCCTCTAAGGGTCAAGATAAGGAGGAACTTAAGACCTGGAAGGGTCTACGATGGGCTTGAGGTACCTATAGAACCGGGAGACTACGCAATAACGGAAATAGAGGCCGGAAAGTGGTGGTTCGTTCACCGCTACTACGATAGGAACGGAAACCTCAAGGGAGAATTCTATAATATAAATACTCCAGTAGAGATATACCCGGACAAGGCTAGGTACGTGGATCTCGAAGTGGACATTGTGAAGTGGCCAGATGGGAAGAAAGAGATAATAGACAAGGAAAAGCTCAAGGAACACTACGAGGATGGAATAATAAGTGAGAAGTTGTACAAGGCCGTTTTGAGAATAGTTCAGGAAGTTTATGAGAGGGTCTAGGGCATCGTTTCTATTCCCAATCTTTCCGCTTCTTTTTTCAATCTCTTATCGTATGTAGCCAATCTTTTGAATTGTTCAGCCGTTGCTAGTATTATCATATCGTTGAAGCGTCTTGGGTTCTTTGTTAACTCAAGTGCACGTTTTGTGTACCTCCCATTGTCACCGATTACTCTCGTCCTCGGGCTATTTAAGATTGAGGAAATAACATTCGTTATTTCATCTCTTCCATACCCCTCTTCCCGAAAGAACCAATAGAGCTCATAGAGAACGATGCTCGGCACGATCCACCTTTCCAGAGATG belongs to Pyrococcus abyssi GE5 and includes:
- a CDS encoding LAGLIDADG family homing endonuclease — translated: MEEVREVKVLEKPWVEKYRPQKLEEIVGQEHIVKRLKHYVKTGSMPHLLFAGPPGVGKCLTGDAKVIANGELTTIGELVERISNGKLGPTPVRGLTVLGIDEDGKLVELPVEYVYKDKTSELVKIRTRLGRELKVTPYHPLLVNRRNGKIEWVKAEELKPGDRLAIPSFLPAMLNDNPLAEWLGYFFGNGYTDSEERVVFESKSKELRKRFMELTRKLFQDAEIKEDSGKVYVSSSEVKRLVKSLNKDSIPEQAWKGLRSFLRAYFDCNAEIKDKIIVSTAGKEIAEQISYALAGLGIVAEVDDKGSVIISDPENVSRFLDEIGFSVEEKKEEAKALIKKSTLNLGIYVDKELISYVREKLKLSFYENETMWSPEKAREIAWKLMKEIYYRLDELERFKKALSKSVIIDWSEVEKKKEEISEKTGISVNEILEYAKGKRKPSLEEYVKIAKALGVELKETLEAIFTFGKKYLGYVISDEIETLEEVRKEELKRLKELLNDEKLKKGVAYLIFLAQNELLWDEIIEVEKLKGDFVIYDLHVPKYHNFIGGNLPTVLHNTTAALALARELFGENWRHNFLELNASDERGINVIREKVKEFARTKPIGGASFKIIFLDEADALTQDAQQALRRTMEMFSSNVRFILSCVTGDTKVYTPDEREVKIRDFMNYFENGLIKEVSNRIGRDTVIAAVSFNSRIVGHPVYRLTLESGRIIEATGDHMFLTPEGWKQTYDIKEGSEVLVKPTLEGTPYEPDPRVIIDIKEFYNFLEKIEREHNLKPLKEAKTFRELITKDKEKILRRALELRAEIENGLTKREAEILELISADTWIPRAELEKKARISRTRLNQILQRLEKKGYIERRIEGRKQFVRKIRNGKILRNAMDIKRILEEEFGIKISYTTVKKLLSGNVDGMAYRILKEVKEKWLVRYDDEKAGILARVVGFILGDGHLARNGRIWFNSSKEELEMLANDLRKLGLKPSEIIERDSSSEIQGRKVKGRIYMLYVDNAAFHALLRFWKVEVGNKTKKGYTVPEWIKKGNLFVKREFLRGLFGADGTKPCGKRYNFNGIKLEIRAKKESLERTVEFLNDVADLLREFDVDSKITVSPTKEGFIIRLIVTPNDANYLNFLTRVGYAYAKDTYARLVGEYIRIKLAYKNIILPGIAEKAIELATVTNSTYAAKVLGVSRDFVVNRLKGTQIGITRDFMTFEEFMKERVLNGYVIEKVIKKEKLGYLDVYDVTCARDHSFISNGLVSHNCNYSSKIIEPIQSRCAIFRFRPLNDEDIAKRLRYIAENEGLELTEEGLQAILYIAEGDMRRAINILQAAAALDRKITDENVFLVASRARPEDIREMMLLALKGNFLKAREKLREILLKQGLSGEDVLVQMHREVFNLPIDEPMKVYLADKIGEYNFRLVEGANEMIQLEALLAQFTLIGKKK
- a CDS encoding replication factor C large subunit, translating into MPEVPWVEKYRPRRLSEIINQEDAISKVKAWIEAWLHGNPPKKKALLLAGPPGSGKTTTVYALAREYNFEVIELNASDERTYDKIARYVQAAYTMDILGKRRKIIFLDEADNIEPSGAPEIAKLIDRARNPIIMAANHYWEVPKEIRDRAELVEYKRLTQRDVINALVRILKREGITVPKEVLVEIAKRASGDLRAAINDLQTVVAGGYEDARYVLAYRDVEKTVFQALGLVFASDNAKRAKLAMMNLDMSPDEFLLWIDENIPHMYLKPEEMARAYEAISKADIYLGRAQRTGNYSLWRYAIDMMTAGVAVAGTKKRGFAKFYPPNTLKMLAESKEERSTRNSIIKKIMSEMHMSKLEAIETMKIIKTIFEKNLDLAAHFTVFLGLSEKEVEFLAGRENAGTIWGKALAIRRKLKKEEEKIRKERKEEEKVEVREEKPEEKVEEKREERETKKEKEKKEEKKAEKKGKQVTLFDFIKK
- the moaA gene encoding GTP 3',8-cyclase MoaA; this encodes MLIDRFGRPVTNLRISLTKECNLNCFYCHREGQLDGERTMKPEEIERIVRIASRLGIKKVKLTGGEPTIRKDIVEIIRRIRPYVVDLSLTTNGTTLYTLAEELKEAGLDRVNISLDTLDRKKYKMITGFDVLDQVIKGIEKATKLFYPVKLNMVVMRGINDDEIWDLIRFAGKVNAILQLIEIEVPREMENSQFFKDFFYPLKPLEEEFEKIAVEIRERRMHRRRKYFLPVDGKVVEVEVVRSMHNTVFCMNCTRLRLTADGYLKTCLLRRDDLIDILGPLRNGASDAELVDIFKRAVLMRRPYWT
- the taw22 gene encoding tRNA (guanine(37)-N1)/4-demethylwyosine(37)-methyltransferase Taw22, with translation MSGVKVRREDAKKVLELLKSVGILDGKRKAIRDEKYVIFPVTDTNIAKSLGLEVVDVELPMRPERQIYKNLEDLLPREIFKKLGRLDIVGDIAIVSIPDEILSEREVIVSAIRKLYPKVKVIARRGFHSGLYRIRELEVIWGENRLHTIHKENGVLIKVDLSKVFFNPRMKGERYRIAQLVNDGERILVPFAGVIPYPLVIARFKNVEVYAVEINEFAVKLAEENLELNRDRLKGKIKIIHGDVFEVLPNLPNFDRVVSPTPKGVDALSLTLSKAEKFLHYYDFVHESEIERFRERVLEECRRQGKECRVSVRKVSDYKPHVYKVCADVEILS
- a CDS encoding DUF402 domain-containing protein codes for the protein MSTESEISVRIRGIYSTALTKLFLDKGFKIVQPSDVIAERLGIEKSYEDFDVDIYDRNHGITIVGTKVEEVRKALEEELVDVFFRKLPYKLYGVYKGIVVKRDDRYVYVDIGNAIGTVLVEELPDAVEGDEVVVQVKKHNVLPHLSIMITIPGDYAVLIPKPIGVQRHVKISRKIRDPEERERLRILGLSVNLGEWGILWRTAAAYKEWSLLRDELVRLSKIADKLKEADKYSAPAEIIEGRSIYEVEFGGGAKKKLDEIRNRVVPTIEGHHQYKSYDPEFTLAVEVAEGILAKMPSQRQKISEGFVEAITNSKGPRVGWIFTLNHVKPDGQVIKIGPGEVIEVSSRPLRVKIRRNLRPGRVYDGLEVPIEPGDYAITEIEAGKWWFVHRYYDRNGNLKGEFYNINTPVEIYPDKARYVDLEVDIVKWPDGKKEIIDKEKLKEHYEDGIISEKLYKAVLRIVQEVYERV
- a CDS encoding PIN domain-containing protein; protein product: MTVIDTNVFIYAILRDSEFNSRARNLLASLERWIVPSIVLYELYWFFREEGYGRDEITNVISSILNSPRTRVIGDNGRYTKRALELTKNPRRFNDMIILATAEQFKRLATYDKRLKKEAERLGIETMP